The Borreliella mayonii genomic interval TCAAATCTTTCTCTATCATTAAATAAATGATTATTATTGGCATCAATAATAGAATTTTTCTCATTATTTAAATTTCTTGGATTAATAGCTATTTCATTGGCACTTTTTTTACTCATAAAATTTCCTCCTTTAATTTAAATTTTTCTTTATAAATTATCCAGCGCTGGACAATTTATTTTAGAAATTTCTATTTTTTCTGAATAAATTTTTATATGAGATATTAAATTTTTTAATATACAGCTATATTCCAATATATAATTTGATTTTAGATCAAATTCACTGTTAGTTGCAATTTTTTTATTCAACCCTTCTCTTTCACATACAATGCCTAAAAAGTTGTTCTTTTTTTGCATTATTTTTAATAATTCTTTGTGCGTATTGTTTTTTTTAAATCTAGTTATAATAAAGAAAATTGGCACTAATTTTTCTAAATTTTTGATAAAAAACTCTAAAAGTTCATAACTTTCAAATGTCCACTTTTCAGCTGTCATTGGTATTACTATATAATGCGTAGCATTTAAAGCGCATCTTAATGTTAAATCCAGACTAGGGTTTGTATCAATTAAGATATAATCATAATTAATTTTCAATCTTTTTATTTCTATTTTTAGTTTTAAATCGATAGCTTTGTGTTTATTTAGACAATAAAAATCTCCGTTTAAACTATGCAATGTTAAATAGCTAGGAATTAAGTTTAAATTTTTTTCTATATTAATAATACAATTATTAATGTCTAAATTATCCTTTAAAACTTCACAAATATTTGTTTTTTTTAAATCTATATTATTTTCTTTTATTTTTTCATAAAAATAACTGGTAGTTGATGCTTGTGTGTCTATGTCTATTAATAGCACCTTATATTCTTTTGACAAAAGAGTAGCAAAAATTATAGCGCTTGTACTTTTTCCAACGCCTCCCTTTATACTAGTAATTGTTATTATTTTTGTTCTTTTTCTATCCATTTGGTTATAAGGCCTCCATTTGATAATTTTTTGTCATAAAATTGATATATTTCCTTTTCTAAAGTTAGAAGTATTTTGATTAGAGATTTATAGTATTTTTTTTTAGTTTTGTCTTTTCTTAATAAATAGGAAATTCCCACAACATAGCAAAATATACTTCCTGTTTTGAATTTAAATTGTATATAGTGTATTTTCGAAAATGTAGCTGTTTTTAATTTATTATTTTCCTCGTATATTCTTAACACATTCTTTATTGGTTTTCTGCATCCATAGCTAATTCCTAAAAATTTGTCTTCATCTTTTAAAGAAAAAAGGCTAAATGTTTCTGTTTTTTTTCTGTCAAGTAAATTCCTAAATGAAATGAAGAATCTGTAATTTTTATTTTTCTTATTTCCAAATGCATAAAAGTCTAAAAATATTTTAGTGTGGTATATGTTTTTATTATCTCTTTTTTCAATTTTAACAAAAATGTTTTTATTCTCTATTTTTATTTGTGTCTTTTTTTCTTTAAGTTTTTTCATAAGGTTTTCCATAATCTATCCTTAAATGATTAATTTTCTATTAATATAAGATTTGTTTTTATTCTTAATTAATTTTAGTAGATCATAATAGTATTTATTGTTAAACGAGTCAGAATATTTTGGTTGCTCTATTTGATTTAAATAGTTTTTTATTATTTTTATTAAAACTTCATTTTCAATTTCAGATTTTATTTTTAATTGTTCAAATAATATGTTAAGTATATTGTTTTTAATATTTTCTTGTGTTGCTTTTGTATTTGGTTTATCTATACTTCTTTTTGTTTTATTTATTATTTGTTTTAAATCGTCATATCTATTTTGATCTAATATAAAGTGAGGTTTATTTTTGTATTTTAAATATACATTTTTAAAATGTATATTTAATTCTTTTTTATTTAATCCTTCTTTTTCTAAAGTCCTTTTGGTTTTTTCTAGTATTGTTCTTAGTTCTTTTCTCTTTATTTTTATGGTTTTCTTTTTTTTATTGTCTTTTTTAAATTTTTTTGAAAAAAAATATTCTATTTTTTTTAGTTCCTTCATTATTTCGATTTTCATATTCTTTTTTATATCGAAATCTAAAATCTTTGAAAATGATTTTGTTATGAATTTACATTTTTTTGCATAGTTTTTTATTTGTAAGTTTTCAATTCTTTTAATTGTTTCTTTCTCTTTATTATTAATATTATTATTACATTCCTTTAATTCTACACTCCCTTTTTTTGAAAATTCTTTTTTAAAGAATGTATTTATTCTTAAGTTAAATCTAATTTCTTTCTTTTCTTTAAAATATTTGTTTATTTTATGATAGCATTTTTGTTTTTGATATTTAAGTTTATAGTAAATTTCTGTTCCACAATTAACTCCTAAGTGTTTATAATAATTGGTGGTTACTTCAAATTCTTTTTCTAATTTGTAAAGATAGTTTTGTAATGTTTTTATTTTAATAGGTTCTTGACCGTTTCTTTTTAAATTTTCATTAAAGTAGTATAATATGTTGCTTTGAGTGTATTGTTTATATTTGTTGTTTATATAGTCTAGTGTTGAGATAAGAACTATTAACTTATGTTGAACTTTGTTTTTAAATTTTTTTGCTTTTTCCACTTTACTTCTCCTTAATTTGTGAATATCTAATATAGATATTATATCAAAATTAATTTAAAAACAAACTAAAATTAATTTAATGAATGGTTTTTTCTAAATCTAAAAGAGTAGCAACAGCAAATTTTCCATTCTTAGCCATACCCCGCAGCACAATAGCAGCAGCAACCTTACTATTCTGATTCATATTACCACCACCACCAGCAGTAAAAGCAGCACCAGCCTGAGCTGCCCCAATAGCAGCCGAAATCGGATTATTAGCCTGATCAGCCTGCTGACCACCAGCAGCACCACTCTTCTCAGCAGCATCAACAATCTCTTTTAATATCTGCTCACCACTAACTGCATTTATAGCCCCAGTCGCTTTCTGTGCTTGTGCATTATTAGCACCCTGGTCAGCAGCCCCAGAGAATAAATGCCCCGCATCCGCATTACCAGTCCCAGTAGCATTCCCATCACTAGCAGCTTTTAACAATTCTTTCTTCTCCTTACTACCAGCAGCCTTACCAGCAGTAGCCTCAGCAGCATCAACAATCGCCTTCATCCCCTTAGCAATCCCCTGAACACTGCTTGCATCAGCTGCACCAGCACCAGCACCAGCATTCACAATCTCCCCAATCGAAGTATCACCATCACTAGCTGCCTTAGCAGCCTTATTAGCAGCATCAGCAATCGCCTTCAACAGCACTTTTCACCCCATCCTTTTGATTGTCATGAGCAGCATTAGTAACAGCAAATTTTCCATCCTTAGCCATACCCCGCAGCACAATAGCAGCAGCAACCTTACTATTCTGATTCATACCACCATTACCAGCAGCAAAAGCAGCACCACCCTGAGCTGCCCCAATAGCAGCCGAAATCGGATTAGTAGCAGCAGCAGCACCAGCACCAGCAGCACCAGCACCACTCTTCTCAGCAGCATCAACAATCTCTTTTAATATCTGCTCACCACTAACTGCATTTATAGCCCCAGCCGCTTTCTGTGCTTGTGCATCACTAGCACCCTGGCCATTAGTTCCAGAGAATAAATGCCCCGCATTCGCATTACCAGTCCCAGTAGCATTCCCATCACTAGCAGCTTTTAACAATTCTTTCTTCTCCTCCTTACTACCAGCTGCCTTACCAGCATTAGCCTCAGCAGCATCAACAATCGCCTTCATCCCCTTAGCAATCCCCTGAACACTGCTTGCATCAGCTACACCAGCAGCAGCAGCATTAGCATTCACAACATTCCCAATCGAAGTATCGTCACCACTAGCTGCCTTATTAGCAGTCTCAGTAATCGTCTCAACAGCACTTTTCACCCCATCCTTTTGATTGGCATGATCAGCATCAGCAACAGCAAATTTTCCATTCTTAGCCATACCCCGCAGCACAATAGCAGCAGCAACCTTACTATTCTGATTCATATTACCACCACCACCAGCAGCAAAAGCACCACCACCCTGATCTGCCCCAATAGCAGCCGAAATCGGATTATTAGCCTGATCAGCAGCAGCAGCAGCACCATCACCATCACCACTCTTCTCAGCAGCATCAACAATCTCTTTTAATATCTGCTCACCACTAACTGCATTTATAGCCCCAGCCGCTTTCTGTGCTTGTGCATTATCAGCACCCTGGTCAGCAGCCCTAGAGAATAAATGCCCCGCATCCTCATTACCAGTCCCAGTAGCATTCCCATCACTAGCAGCTTTTAACAATTCTTTCTTCTCCTTACTACCAGCAGCCTTACCAGCAGTAGCCTCAGCAGCATCAACAATCGCCTTCATCCCCTTAGCAATCCCCTGAACACTGCTTGCATCAGCTGCACCAGCAGCAGCACCAGCAGCAGCATCACTCACAACATTCCCAATCGAAGTATCACCACCACTAGCTGCCTTAGCAGCCTTATTAGCAGCATCAGTAATCGCCTTCAACAGCACTTTTCACCCCATCCTTTTGATTGGCATGAGCAGCATCAACAGCAAATTTTCCATCCTTAGCCATACCCCGCAGCACAATAGCAGCAGCAACCTTACTATTCTGATTCATATTACCACCACCAGCATCAGCAAAAGCACCATCACCCTGAGCTGCCCCAATAGCAGCCGAAATCGGATTATTAGCCTGATCAGCCTGCTGACCACCAGCAGCACCATCACCACTCTTCTCAGCAGCATCAACAATCTCTTTTAATATCTGCTCACCACTAACTGCATTTATAGCCCCAGCCGCTTTCTGTGCTTGCTCATTATTAGCACCCTGGTTAGCAGCCCCAGAGAATAAATGCCCCGCATCCGCATTACCAGTCCCAGTAGCATTCCCATCACTAGCAGCTTTTAACAATTCTTTCTTCTTCTCCTTACCAGCAGCCTTACCAGCAGTAGCCTCAGCAGCATCAACAATCGCCTTCATCCCCTTAGCAATCCCCTGAACACTGCTTGCATCAGCTGCACCAGCACCAGCACCAGCATTCACAATCTCCCCAATCGAAGTATCACCATCACTAGCTGCCTTAGCAGCCTTATTAGCAGCATCAGCAATCGCCTTCAACAGCACTTTTCACCCCATCCTTTTGATTGTCATGAGCAGCATTAGTAACAGCAAATTTTCCATCCTTAGCCATACCCCGCAGCACAATAGCAGCAGCAACCTTACTATTCTGATTCATACCACCATTACCAGCAGCAAAAGCAGCACCACCCTGAGCTGCCCCAATAGCAGCCGAAATCGGATTAGTAGCAGCAGCAGCACCAGCACCAGCAGCACCAGCACCACTCTTCTCAGCAGCATCAACAATCTCTTTTAATATCTGCTCACCACTAACTGCATTTATAGCCCCAGCCGCTTTCTGTGCTTGTGCATCACTAGCACCCTGGTTAGCAGCCCCAGAGAATAAATGCCCCGCATCCTCATTACCAGTCCCAGTAGCATTCCCATCACTAGCAGCTTTTAACAATTCTTTCTTCTCCTTACTACCAGCAGCCTTACCAGCAGTAGCCTCAGCAGCATCAACAATCGCCTTCATCCCCTTAGCAATCCCCTGAACACTGCTTGCATCAGCTGCACCAGCACCAGCACCAGCAGCATCACTCACAACATTCCCAATCGAAGTATCACCACCACTAGCTGCCTTAGCAGCCTTATTAGCAGCATCAGCAATCGTCTCAACAGCACTTTTCACCCCATCCTTATGATTGGCATGAGCAGCATTAGCAACAGCAAATTTTCCATCCTTAGCCATACCCCGCAGCACAATAGCAGCAGCAACCTTACTATTCTGATTCATACCACCACCACCAGCAGCAGTAAAAGCAGCACCAGCCTGAGCTGCCCCAATAGCAGCCGAAATCGGATTATTAGCCTGATCAGCCTGCTGACCACCAGCAGCACCACTCTTCTCAGCAGCATCAACAATCTCTTTTAATATCTGCTCACCACTAACTGCATTTATAGCCCCAGCCGCTTTCTGTGCTTGTGCATTATTAGCACCCTGGTCAGCAGCCCTAGAGAATAAATGCCCCGCATCCTCATTACCAGTCCCAGTAGCATTCCCATCACTAGCAGCTTTTAACAATTCTTTCTTCTCCTTACTACCAGCAGCCTTACCAGCAGTAGCCTCAGCAGCATCAACAATCGCCTTCATCCCCTTAGCAATCCCCTGAACACTGCTTGCATCAGCTGCACCAGCAGCAGCACCAGCAGCAGCATCAGCAATCGCCTTCAACAGCACTTTTCACCCCATCCTTTTGATTGGCATGAGCAGCATCAACAGCAAATTTTCCATCCTTAGCCATACCCCGCAGCACAATAGCAGCAGCAACCTTACTATTCTGATTCATATTACCACCACCAGCATCAGCAAAAGCACCATCACCCTGAGCTGCCCCAATAGCAGCCGAAATCGGATTATTAGCCTGATCAGCCTGCTGACCACCAGCAGCACCATCACCACTCTTCTCAGCAGCATCAACAATCTCTTTTAATATCTGCTCACCACTAACTGCATTTATAGCCCCAGCCGCTTTCTGTGCTTGCTCATTATTAGCACCCTGGTTAGCAGCCCCAGAGAATAAATGCCCCGCATCCGCATTACCAGTCCCAGTAGCATTCCCATCACTAGCAGCTTTTAACAATTCTTTCTTCTTCTCCTTACCAGCAGCCTTACCAGCAGTAGCCTCAGCAGCATCAACGATCGCCTTCATCCCCTTAGCAATCCCCTGAACACTGCTTGCATCAGCTGCACCAGCAGCAGCAGCACTCACAACATTCCCAATCGAAGTATCACCACCACTAGCTGCCTTAGCAGCCTTATTAGCAGTCTCAGTAATCGTCTCAACAGCACTTTTCACCCCATCCTTATGATTGTCATGATGAGCATTAGTAACAGCAAATTTTCCATCCTTAGCCATACCCCGCAGCACAATAGCAGCAGCAACCTTACTATTCTGATTCATATTACCATTACCAGCAGCAGTAAAAGCAGCACCAGCCTGAGCTGCCCCAATAGCAGCCGAAATCGGATTATTAGCCTGATCAGCCTGCTGACCACCAGCAGCACCATCACCACTCTTCTCAGCAGCATCAACAATCTCTTTTAATATCTGCTCACCACTAACTGCATTTATAGCCCCAGCCGCTTTCTGTGCTTGCTCATTACTAGCACCCTGGCCATTAGTTCCAGAGAATAAATGCCCCGCATTCGCATTACCAGTCCCAGTAGCATTCCCATCACTAGCAGCTTTTAACAATTCTTTCTTCTCCTCCTTACTACCAGCTGCCTTACCAGCATTAGCCTCAGCAGCATCAACAATCGCCTTCATCCCCTTAGCAATCCCCTGAACACTGCTTGCATCAGCTACACCAGCAGCAGCAGCATTAGCATTCACAACATTCCCAATCGAAGTATCGTCACCACTAGCTGCCTTATTAGCAGTCTCAGTAATCGTCTCAACAGCACTTTTCACCCCATCCTTTTGATTGGCATGATCAGCATCAGCAACAGCAAATTTTCCATTCTTAGCCATACCCCGCAGCACAATAGCAGCAGCAACCTTACTATTCTGATTCATATTACCACCACCACCAGCAGCAAAAGCACCACCACCCTGATCTGCCCCAATAGCAGCCGAAATCGGATTATTAGCCTGATCAGCAGCAGCAGCAGCACCATCACCATCACCACTCTTCTCAGCAGCATCAACAATCTCTTTTAATATCTGCTCACCACTAACTGCATTTATAGCCCCAGCCGCTTTCTGTGCTTGTGCATTATCAGCACCCTGGTCAGCAGCCCTAGAGAATAAATGCCCCGCATCCTCATTACCAGTCCCAGTAGCATTCCCATCACTAGCAGCTTTTAACAATTCTTTCTTCTCCTTACTACCAGCAGCCTTACCAGCAGTAGCCTCAGCAGCATCAACAATCGCCTTCATCCCCTTAGCAATCCCCTGAACACTGCTTGCATCAGCTGCACCAGCACCAGCACCAGCATTCACAATCTCCCCAATCGAAGTATCACCATCACTAGCTGCCTTAGCAGCCTTATTAGCAGCATCAGCAATCGCCTTCAACAGCACTTTTCACCCCATCCTTATGATTGGCATGAGCAGCATTAGCAACAGCAAATTTTCCATTCTTAGCCATACCCCGCAGCACAATAGCAGCAGCAACCTTACTATTCTGATTCATACCACCACCACCAGCAGCAGTAAAAGCACCACCATTACCCTGAGCTGCCCCAATAGCAGCCGAAATCGGATTATTAGCCTGATCAGCCTGCTGACCACCAGCAGCACCACTCTTCTCAGCAGCATCAACAATCTCTTTTAATATCTGCTCACCACTAACTGCATTTATAGCCCCAGCCGCTTTCTGTGCTTGTGCATTATTAGCACCCTGGTCAGCAGCCCTAGAGAATAAATGCCCCGCATCCGCATTACCAGTCCCAGTAGCATTCCCATCACTAGCAGCTTTTAACAATTCTTTCTTCTTCTCCTTACCAGCAGCCTTACCAGCAGTAGCCTCAGCAGCATCAACAATCGCCTTCATCCCCTTAGCAATCCCCTGAACACTGCTTGCATCAGCTGCACCAGCAGCAGCACCAGCAGCAGCATCACTCACAACATTCCCAATCGAAGTATCACCACCACTAGCTGCCTTAGCAGCCTTATTAGCAGCATCAGTAATCGCCTTCAACAGCACTTTTCACCCCATCCTTTTGATTGGCATGATCAGCATCAACAGCAAATTTTCCATCCTTAGCCATACCCCGCAGCACAATAGCAGCAGCAACCTTACTATTCTGATTCATATTACCACCAGCATCAGCAAAAGCACCATCACCCTGAGCTGCCCCAATAGCAGCCGAAATCGGATTATTAGCCTGATCAGCCTGCTGACCACCAGCAGCACCATCATCATTCTTTCCAGCAGCATCAACAATCTCTTTTAATATCTGCTCACCACTAACTGCATTTATAGCCCCAGCCGCTTTCTGTGCTTGCTCATTATTAGCACCCTGGTTAGCAGCCCCAGAGAATAAATGCCCCGCATCCGCATTACCAGTCCCAGTAGCACTAGCAGCTTTTAACAATTCTTTCTTCTTCTCCTTACCAGCAGCCTTACCAGCAGTAGCCTCAGCAGCATCAACAATCGCCTTCATCCCCTTAGCAATCCCCTGAACACTGCTTGCATCAGCTACACCAGCACCAGCAACAGCAGCAGCACTCACAACATTCCCAATCGAAGTATCACCACCACTAGCTGCCTTAGCAGCCTTATTAGCAGTCTCAGTAATCGTCTCAACAGCACTTTTCACCCCATCCTTATGATTGGCATGATCATCATTAGCAACAGCAAATTTTCCATCCTTAGCCATACCCCGCAGCACAATAGCAGCAGCAACCTTACTATTCTGATTCATATTACCACCAGCAGCAGTAAAAGCAGCACCACCCTCAGCTGCCCCAATAGCAGCCGAAATCGGATTAGTAGCAGCAGCA includes:
- a CDS encoding ParA family protein, with product MDRKRTKIITITSIKGGVGKSTSAIIFATLLSKEYKVLLIDIDTQASTTSYFYEKIKENNIDLKKTNICEVLKDNLDINNCIINIEKNLNLIPSYLTLHSLNGDFYCLNKHKAIDLKLKIEIKRLKINYDYILIDTNPSLDLTLRCALNATHYIVIPMTAEKWTFESYELLEFFIKNLEKLVPIFFIITRFKKNNTHKELLKIMQKKNNFLGIVCEREGLNKKIATNSEFDLKSNYILEYSCILKNLISHIKIYSEKIEISKINCPALDNL
- a CDS encoding variable large family protein, which codes for MKSAVETITETANKAAKAASGGDTSIGNVVSAAAVAGAGVADASSVQGIAKGMKAIVDAAEATAGKAAGKEKKKELLKAASATGTGNADAGHLFSGAANQGANNEQAQKAAGAINAVSGEQILKEIVDAAGKNDDGAAGGQQADQANNPISAAIGAAQGDGAFADAGGNMNQNSKVAAAIVLRGMAKDGKFAVDADHANQKDGVKSAVEGDY
- a CDS encoding variable large family protein, with product MKSAVETITETANKAASGDDTSIGNVVNANAAAAGVADASSVQGIAKGMKAIVDAAEANAGKAAGSKEEKKELLKAASDGNATGTGNANAGHLFSGTNGQGASNEQAQKAAGAINAVSGEQILKEIVDAAEKSGDGAAGGQQADQANNPISAAIGAAQAGAAFTAAGNGNMNQNSKVAAAIVLRGMAKDGKFAVTNAHHDNHKDGVKSAVETITETANKAAKAASGGDTSIGNVVSAAAAGAADASSVQGIAKGMKAIVDAAEATAGKAAGKEKKKELLKAASDGNATGTGNADAGHLFSGAANQGANNEQAQKAAGAINAVSGEQILKEIVDAAEKSGDGAAGGQQADQANNPISAAIGAAQGDGAFADAGGGNMNQNSKVAAAIVLRGMAKDGKFAVDAAHANQKDGVKSAVEGDC
- a CDS encoding DUF226 domain-containing protein; this translates as MENLMKKLKEKKTQIKIENKNIFVKIEKRDNKNIYHTKIFLDFYAFGNKKNKNYRFFISFRNLLDRKKTETFSLFSLKDEDKFLGISYGCRKPIKNVLRIYEENNKLKTATFSKIHYIQFKFKTGSIFCYVVGISYLLRKDKTKKKYYKSLIKILLTLEKEIYQFYDKKLSNGGLITKWIEKEQK
- a CDS encoding plasmid maintenance protein produces the protein MEKAKKFKNKVQHKLIVLISTLDYINNKYKQYTQSNILYYFNENLKRNGQEPIKIKTLQNYLYKLEKEFEVTTNYYKHLGVNCGTEIYYKLKYQKQKCYHKINKYFKEKKEIRFNLRINTFFKKEFSKKGSVELKECNNNINNKEKETIKRIENLQIKNYAKKCKFITKSFSKILDFDIKKNMKIEIMKELKKIEYFFSKKFKKDNKKKKTIKIKRKELRTILEKTKRTLEKEGLNKKELNIHFKNVYLKYKNKPHFILDQNRYDDLKQIINKTKRSIDKPNTKATQENIKNNILNILFEQLKIKSEIENEVLIKIIKNYLNQIEQPKYSDSFNNKYYYDLLKLIKNKNKSYINRKLII